GTGGGCGTTGGAAATTTGAGAAGAGTTGCTCCTAGTACGAAAGGACCGGAGTGAACGAACCTCTGGTGTTCGGGTCGTCACGCCAGTGGCATTGCCCGGTAGCTATGTTCGGGCGGGATAACCGCTGAAAGCATCTAAGCGGGAAGCCTCCTTCAAGATTAGATTTCCCTGACTCCTTGAGAGTCCTAAAGGGCCGTGGAAGACTACCACGTTAATAGGCTGGGTGTGGAAGCGTTGTGAGGCGTTGAGCTAACCAGTACTAATTACCCGTGCGGCTTGACCATACAACAGAAATGGTTATTTACGATCGGATTATGAATCCGGGATTGTGAATCGAGCGACGCGTAGATCGATTGATCGACTTGCGGTGTATTACTACAGAATGTTTTACCGACCTTTTTGGGTTGATCGTTAGCTGCGAGAGCAGTGGCAAACGGACGATCAAGCGGCAGCGCGGAGCATAGAGCTCATAAGACCACGCCAACCCAAGCCAGTTTGCCTGACGACAATAGAGTTGTGGAACCACCTGATCCCTTGCCGAACTCAGAAGTGAAACGCAACATCGCCGATGGTAGTGTGGGGCTTCCCCATGTGAGAGTAGGTCATCGTCAGGCTTCTAAATACAAAAAGGCCACCCCAATGGGGTGGCCTTTTTTGTATTTAGGATACGATGAACTTCTCTTACTACCATGCAGCGCAAAGCGCTGCCATGTGACCGGCCACGCTCCGCAGGAGCAAAGCCGGGGGCGCCGCAGGCGTCGCAACGCGATGGCGAGCACGGCTCGCCACCCAGTGTAGGTCATCGCCCCACCAGCAGGCACAAGCCTTCCTAACTCCTCCCCACCCGAAAACCCAGCCTTTCTTTCTTCAAAATCCATCCAACCCATATGACGTTTTTTTAGACGCTTTCCCAAACCCAGCAACCACGCCGCTCACACCTAATATCCCAGACTTACCCACAGCTCTGTCCAAGGTTTCTGTGTGTAACATGATTGTGGATAACTGGAAAAATATTATCAAAATCAATTCTTAACTAATGAGGCCGTGGTGCGCCTGGTGGCCCATTTCGGGAGCATTGAAAAGTTACGCACGCAGTTACACATGCGCAGTTGTACATCCGTACTTGTCTGTGGGAATTGCATTGAAAATTAGTCTCGCATGGGACGCTGCAAGCTGTTACATTGCCTACAAATAAATTGCGCACAACCTAAATGGAAAACAAGGAGATTCTGATGAGCGACATTTACACCATTCCCGTGCAGGCCAATGATGGGAAAGAGTCCACGCTGGAGCAGTACAAGGGCAAAGTGCTGCTGATCGTCAATACGGCGAGCAAGTGTGGGTTTACCCCTCAATATAAAGGTCTGGAAGAGCTTCACCAGAAATACAAGGATAAGGGACTCGTTATTCTCGGCTTTCCCTGTAACCAGTTTGGCAAGCAGGAACCGGGGAGTGACAGCGAGATACAGGAGTTCTGCACCCTGAATTATGGTGTGAGCTTTCCCGTATACGCCAAGCTGGATGTAAATGGCGCTGATGCGCATCCGCTGTTTACCCAGCTCAAGAAGTCCGCGCCTGGCATTCTGGGAACTGAGGGAATCAAGTGGAACTTCACCAAGTTTCTGGTGAACCGTGATGGCGAGGTGGTGAACCGCTATGCCCCCAAGGACAAACCGGAAGCACTGGCAGAAGACATTGAAAAACTGCTTTGACAGGAGGGGGCGCCGTGTCTTCAGACAAGGAGCTAGATTCCCTCAATCTTGACCGGCAATTGTGCTTTGCACTTTATGCGGCGTCGCGGGCGATGACCCGTGCCTATCAGCCAATGCTGCGTGAGCTCGGCATTACCTATCCACAATACCTGGTGTTGCTGGTGTTGTGGCAGTGGGAAAACGAGGGGCGTGAGCTAGAGGAATGTACGGTGAGCGCACTGGGCGAGCAGTTGATGCTGGATTCCGGCACCCTCACGCCTTTGCTCAAGCGCATGGAGGTGCAAGGTCATGTGACCCGGGCGCGCAGTAAACGGGATGAGCGAGTGACGCTGATTCGTATCACTACTTCTGCCCAGCAACTGCGGCAGGATGCGAAAGTCTGGCGCGATAAGGCGTTGAGCGGGTTGTCGCTACCTCGCGCGCGTATGGCTGCGCTGCACGAAGATTTGTGGGTATTGCTTGCGGAGCTCCGCGCGGTAACGACAAGTTAGGACGCTTCGCCGTAATTTCCTTAAATAATAATATGATCTTGCGCTGTTTTGCCTAATTTCATGGTTTTTTAGGATGGCTGTTGATGCGGGGGCTTATCGGGCATATAGTTCGGAGCGACCGGCTGGATCAACCCGGGAGCACATGGGCCGCATCAGATGCGGCCTCCCGGGCCAGCGTAGTAACCACGTACACCAGTGATCCATTGGCACGACAACGAAAACCGCAATCATGAACGCCATAGTTTCCGATGACTCCATATCGACGGATGCGAGGCCCAAGGGGGTCCGCTTAAATCCCGTTACCGTTTTTTCTTTCCGCCCGGTGCACCCCTACAGCGCGCCCTGTGCCTCCTTCCTGCGACTAGCAAGCCTGCTACGACTGCCGCGCTGCGGCATATAATTTTATCCCCATACCCGTCTACAGAATTCCGTACTTAATTTGAGCAGTGCATAGACAGCGGCGTCACCGCTGTTTAGCCTCGGGCCAGACTAGGAGAAGAGCCCTGATGAACACTAAAAAAGATAAATTAGTCATTTTTGATACTACCCTGCGCGACGGTGAGCAGAGCCCCGGCGCTTCCATGACCAAGGATGAAAAGGTCAGGATCGCCAGTATGCTGGAGCGCATGCGGGTCGATGTGATCGAGGCGGGTTTTGCCATTGCCAGCCAAGGCGACTTTGAGGCGGTGCAGGCGGTAGCCGAGACCGTCAAGGATTCCACCATCTGCAGCCTCGCCAGAGCGGTTGAGTCGGATATTCTGCGTGCCGCGGAATCGCTGAAGAGGGCGAACTCCTCTCGCATTCATACCTTTATCGCCACCTCACCGATCCACATGAAATACAAGCTGCAAATGGATCCTGAGGATGTGTTGCGGCAAGCGGTTGCCGCCGTCAAGCTTGCGCGTCAGCACACCGATGATGTGGAGTTTTCTCTGGAAGACGGAAGCCGCTCCGAGCCGGAGTTCATGTATCGCATCATCGAAGAGGTGATCAAAGCGGGTGCGGGCACGATCAATATCCCCGACACCGTGGGCTACGGCGAACCTGGCGAGTATGGCGCCATGTTCCGCCGAGTCATCGAAAATGTACCGAATTCCGACAAGGCCATTTTCTCCACCCATTGCCACAATGATCTCGGGCTGGCGGTCGCTAACTCCCTGTCCGCAGTAATGAATGGCGTGCGGCAGGTGGAATGCACCATTAATGGCCTCGGCGAGCGCGCGGGTAATGCCTCCCTTGAAGAAATTGTGATGGCGGTGCGAACCCGTCAGGATCTCTACCCGGTCGAGACGGGAGTGGATGCTTCGCATATCGTGCCAACCTCACGTCTGGTATCGTCGATCACCGGCTTCCCGGTACAGCCCAACAAGGCCATCGTGGGTGCCAATGCATTTGCCCATGAGTCTGGTATTCACCAGGATGGCGTGCTCAAACATCGCGAAACCTATGAAATCATGCGGGCGGAAGACGTTGGCTGGGGGCAGAATCGACTGGTGCTGGGCAAGCATTCGGGCCGCGCTGCGGTAAAAGCGCGCTACGAGGAGCTTGGCGTTACCTTTGCGGATCCCGCAGAGTTCAACGTACTCTTCCAGCGCTTCAAGGATCTCGCCGACAAGAAGCACGAAATTTTCGATGAAGACCTGCAGTCGCTGATTTCCGGTGCTGCCGATCCGGTAGAGCATTATCAGCTGGCAGACCTGGAAGTGCGCAGCAAGAGTGGCTGCAACCCCCAGGCTCACCTCGAGCTGCTGATTGATGGTGACAAGAAGGCCTGCAGTGCCGAGGGCAGCGGCCCTGTGGATGCCACCTTCAAGGCCATCGAATCTGTGGTCGGGAGTCAGGCCGACCTGAAACTGTATTCTGTGAATGCAGTGACACAAGGAACCGATTCCCAGGGAAGCGTGACCGTTCGCCTGGAGCGGGATGGAAAGTTGGTTAATGGCGTGGGTGCGGATACCGATATTCTCGTGGCGTCCGCCAAAGCGTATCTGGATGCGTTAAACTTGCTGGCCAGCCAAAGCCCCAAGCCTCAGGGCGTTTGATCGACCAACACAGCGGAATTTATCGTGAACGAACGACAGCGGACGGAATATCTTTCGGCACTGGGTGTTACCAGCTATATGCCGCGCTTCTGTCTGCCGTTGGCACCGGACCCGGTGCAGGCTCTTCTTCCTCCCCCTGTGGATGCACCTCAGGAGGCCCCGCGCGGGGTCTCCGCGGTGATGGCGGCTGCGGGCGTCGTCACGGAAGCCCCTGTGGCTGCGGATCGGGCGACGCAAACCGGAATGGACCCATCGCCATCATCCGCTCAACAGGTATCGGATGTGGGGCGGGTAATCGGCAGTATCACGGCGGAATCCCGAGTCAGCGCCAGTGCCCCGAAGGCGACGCCGGTCGCGCCGCCGCAGCGGCAGGTGGCTCCTTTTGTATTGAGTAGCTGGCGGTTGGGTGATGAGTTGTTGGCGGTGGATAGCCGCGAACCCGGTGTTGCGCTGCCGGTGGAGTCATTGTTCGGCAATATTGCGCGCGCGCTCGGCTGGCACGGCCTCGAATCTGAGCGCAATAAACTTCGTTGGCCGCTGGCTGAAAACCCGTTCGCGGCCGCCGCCGGGGCGGAAGATGCAAAAGATACCTGCACAAGCTGGCTGGAGGCCGCCTGCGCCCGCAAGCCGGTCAAATCCATCTGGCTGATGGGCTTGCCTGCACAGGAATTCTGCGCGCCGGTCGCCATGACCGATGGGGTGGGCGACTGGCAGGGTGTGCGCGTGGTATTCATGCCAAGCCTCACGGAATTACTGGAAGCCCCCGCGCGCAAGCGCGAAGTCTGGAACATGCTGCGCCGCTTGTACCCGGAGCAGACGCGGCGCTGAGCCTGAGCGCCTGTTGCCCACGTCTACCCCTTCATCACATACGCTGCTGAACACGGACGTTGCCTCAGTGAATGCATCCCCCTCAAATCCTTTGGCCAGTTTCGGTTGCCGTTATGCCTGAACTCTCCCTGCACCTGCAGCAGGCCGTCGAGTCTGACTGCGATGCCCTGGCAGTGCTGGCGCACAGCGCACACTCACATCCCTGGAGCGCTGCTCAGTATCGTGGCAGCCTGGAGTCCGGCCATGTCTGCTGGATATTGCGTGACGGTGATGATCCGGCGATTGCCGCCTGCTGTGTGGTTAGCCGCTTGTTTGATGAAATCGAAATTCTCGATGTGGCGGTTGCGCCCCAGTGGCGACAACAGGGTGTGGGTGCTCACTTGCTGCAGGAGATTTTTTCTCGCCTGCCGGCAGACGTCGCACGCGTGCTGTTGGAAGTGCGTGCATCCAACCGCCCGGCGCGCGCGCTGTACCGCAAGCTCGGGTTTTCAGAAGACGGTCGCCGTAAAAACTACTATCCGAAGCCGGACGGGAGCCGGGAAGACGCGTTGCTGATGAGTCTGGTATTGTAGGCCGCGCCATTAACGGCGAGCCCAGGCCGCCCTGCCTGCGCACTCAGTATTAAACCCGCGCCATTTTCCGGAACCCGCATGCCAGCCAATCGCTCTCATCCGTCCCTGCTCGAAGGCCCGGTCGCGGCCCACCTGCATCGTTTGGCATTGCCTATGGTGTGGGGGATTCTCGCCACCATGTCGTTCAATGTGGTCGACACCTACTTTGTCGCGCAGCTGGGTGACGCACCGCTGGCTGCCATGAGCTTTACCTTCCCCGTGGTTATGGTCATCAATGCGCTGGCAATTGGGCTAGGCGCAGGGACCTCATCTGCGGTCGCGCGCGCCTATGGCGCGGGCGATATGGCGCGGGTTCGCCAGCTGGTGAGCGATGCGACCTTCCTGGCTTTGCTTGTTGCGCTTGCTGTCAGTGCCGTGGGTCTCCTGACCGTCGAGCCGCTGTTCCGCCTACTGGGCGCTGAACCGGATTTATTGCCACTTATCGCAGAATACATGGTGCCCTGGTATCTCGGCGCGGTGTTCGCCGTCGTGCCCATGGTTTCCCTCTCCGCGCTGCGGGCTATCGGTAACAGCGCGATCACCGGCAGAATCCTGATGGCGGTGGCGCTGTTCAACCTGATTCTCGACCCTTTGCTGATATTCGGTCTGTTTGGATTCCCGCGCCTGGAGCTGCAGGGAGCAGCGCTGGCCACGGTCATCGCGCGGGGCTTAAGTTTTGTAATTGCGGCCTATGTGCTGGTGCGGCGAGAGCGGATTCTCGTAATGCCCAGCTGGCAGTGGCCAGCGCTCAGGGATTCTTGGCGCACACTGCTGGCGGTGGGGCTGCCGGCTATCGCCACCAACGTCATTATTCCCATGTCCGGTGGTGTGGTGGTGGCGCTTGTCGCTGCCCACGGTATCGATGCTGTTGCAGGATTGGGTGTTGCCCTGCGCATTGAGCCGGTGGCCCTGATTGTGTTTTATGCGTTGTCTTCGGTTGTGGGGCCGTTTATGGGGCAAAATGCCGGCGCTGGAAAATACGATCGCCTGTTGCAGACCGTGGCCGTGCTGGCAAAGTTCTGCATTATTTTCGGGCTCGTGTTGGCGGTGGTGCTCTGGTTCGTCGCGGGCCCGATGGTATCCCTGTTTAGTGATTCGCCCCAGGTGATGGCGGTGGCCGTAGCGTACCTGTGTCTGGTTCCGTTCAGTTACGCGGGCTACGGGTTTGTGATGTCGGCCAATGCGGCCTTCAATGGCCTGGGGCATCCGTTGCCAGGAACCTTTATTTCGTTTCTTCGGGTGCTGGGGGTTTACTTGCCGCTGGCCTGGTTGGGCAATCATTTTTGGGGTATTCAGGGGTTGTTTGTGGCCACCCTGATTTCCAACCTGGTCCTCGGGGCTTTGGCCTGGTGGTGGTTGCGAGGATATCTGCAGGGCCACCATGCCGAGTTGAGTGGTTCTGCGGCGGCCAGTGGCGCAGAACTGAAGTAAGTCATGCCTTGCCGGGGGCATGTGCCGACGAGATCTGTTCCTGTGAATGCGCAACGAACTCTGGCCAACAGCAACACCGTAGTAGTCATCCCGGTTAGCCAGAGCTGGTACTTGAACCGTGAATCCTGGCTGTGTCCCTAGATGGCTTGCGTGGCCCGCTGGAGCCAGGCTTTCGTTTTGTCACTCACCAGTGGCAGCAGGGTATCACGTACCTTTTGGTGGTAGTCGTTGAGCCACTTTCGTTCGCCGTCCGTCAGTAATTCCGCCTCGATCAGGCGGTGCTCGATCGGTGCCAGTGTCAGCTCTTCGAATTCCAGAAAACCCGGACACTCTGCACACTCTTTCACGAAGACCAGATTCTCGATGCGGATACCGTATTCACCGGCAAGGTAAAAACCCGGCTCGTTGGAAACGATCATGCCGGCTTCGAGAGGCACACTGGTGTGGGCCTTGCCGATACGCT
This Microbulbifer sp. Q7 DNA region includes the following protein-coding sequences:
- a CDS encoding glutathione peroxidase, which produces MSDIYTIPVQANDGKESTLEQYKGKVLLIVNTASKCGFTPQYKGLEELHQKYKDKGLVILGFPCNQFGKQEPGSDSEIQEFCTLNYGVSFPVYAKLDVNGADAHPLFTQLKKSAPGILGTEGIKWNFTKFLVNRDGEVVNRYAPKDKPEALAEDIEKLL
- a CDS encoding MATE family efflux transporter, which translates into the protein MPANRSHPSLLEGPVAAHLHRLALPMVWGILATMSFNVVDTYFVAQLGDAPLAAMSFTFPVVMVINALAIGLGAGTSSAVARAYGAGDMARVRQLVSDATFLALLVALAVSAVGLLTVEPLFRLLGAEPDLLPLIAEYMVPWYLGAVFAVVPMVSLSALRAIGNSAITGRILMAVALFNLILDPLLIFGLFGFPRLELQGAALATVIARGLSFVIAAYVLVRRERILVMPSWQWPALRDSWRTLLAVGLPAIATNVIIPMSGGVVVALVAAHGIDAVAGLGVALRIEPVALIVFYALSSVVGPFMGQNAGAGKYDRLLQTVAVLAKFCIIFGLVLAVVLWFVAGPMVSLFSDSPQVMAVAVAYLCLVPFSYAGYGFVMSANAAFNGLGHPLPGTFISFLRVLGVYLPLAWLGNHFWGIQGLFVATLISNLVLGALAWWWLRGYLQGHHAELSGSAAASGAELK
- a CDS encoding MarR family winged helix-turn-helix transcriptional regulator, producing MSSDKELDSLNLDRQLCFALYAASRAMTRAYQPMLRELGITYPQYLVLLVLWQWENEGRELEECTVSALGEQLMLDSGTLTPLLKRMEVQGHVTRARSKRDERVTLIRITTSAQQLRQDAKVWRDKALSGLSLPRARMAALHEDLWVLLAELRAVTTS
- the rimI gene encoding ribosomal protein S18-alanine N-acetyltransferase produces the protein MPELSLHLQQAVESDCDALAVLAHSAHSHPWSAAQYRGSLESGHVCWILRDGDDPAIAACCVVSRLFDEIEILDVAVAPQWRQQGVGAHLLQEIFSRLPADVARVLLEVRASNRPARALYRKLGFSEDGRRKNYYPKPDGSREDALLMSLVL
- a CDS encoding 2-isopropylmalate synthase, which encodes MNTKKDKLVIFDTTLRDGEQSPGASMTKDEKVRIASMLERMRVDVIEAGFAIASQGDFEAVQAVAETVKDSTICSLARAVESDILRAAESLKRANSSRIHTFIATSPIHMKYKLQMDPEDVLRQAVAAVKLARQHTDDVEFSLEDGSRSEPEFMYRIIEEVIKAGAGTINIPDTVGYGEPGEYGAMFRRVIENVPNSDKAIFSTHCHNDLGLAVANSLSAVMNGVRQVECTINGLGERAGNASLEEIVMAVRTRQDLYPVETGVDASHIVPTSRLVSSITGFPVQPNKAIVGANAFAHESGIHQDGVLKHRETYEIMRAEDVGWGQNRLVLGKHSGRAAVKARYEELGVTFADPAEFNVLFQRFKDLADKKHEIFDEDLQSLISGAADPVEHYQLADLEVRSKSGCNPQAHLELLIDGDKKACSAEGSGPVDATFKAIESVVGSQADLKLYSVNAVTQGTDSQGSVTVRLERDGKLVNGVGADTDILVASAKAYLDALNLLASQSPKPQGV